AGCAAAAGGAAGTACAGGTTGCCGACCAGGTGGAGGAGGCTCCCATGAAGGAAAAAGGCCGTCAGCCACGTCAGGCCCCCATACCGGAAGGCCTCCGCCGGGATGAAGCCCAGCATCCGGACGCTCGCCTCCCCGTAGACCCACGCCAGTACGCTGATGAAGACGACCAAGATGCTCAGCCCCCACGTCACCCAGGGCCGACGGACCCGTTCGGGGGCTCGATCCTCGACGGGTAGCCCCAGGATCAGGAGGACCCACTCCCGGAAGCCTTCCGGTTCACTCGCTTCCACGAACCCCGAGTAGGCGTCATGACCCGTGATGACGGGCCGACGGTGCCGGGCCAGCCGTTCGGATACTTCTGAAAACGACGTGTTCAGGGCGTCCTGAAGTTCCTGGGCATCGAACCAGACGAAGCGGCACCGCCGACATACCTCCAGGGGGAGGTATACGTCGGCGATGACTCCGACCTCGACCATGGGTCGGTGACAGACCATGCAGGGCCGCCCCGCCGTCGGCGAGTCCGGTCGGGCCTTCTCCGTCAACTGCTGAACCAGCTCGACGGCCCCAAAGGTATGTTCCAGGACGGCCATGCTCACGGCCCGGCCCCGACACGCCGGACAGCCCCACACGAGACCGCCCCGTTCCTGGAGACGATGGAGCCGTCGCCGACACGCCGGACAGGCCCACACTGTCCACCCCTTAGTACGGTATGGAGATTCAGGAGTCTGGGACTCGGAAACCGACCATCTCCAAAGTCCCGACCCTGAAGCGGCCGACACCCGTTTATGATAAGCAGATAGGCGGTGGACAGATAGGTAGGCCCCCATTGCCTATCTGCCCGTTTGGAGGCGACCATGCCGCAAGGACTCATGTTGTTCGCAGGGCTGAGCTTGATCTTCGTCTTCGGTGCGGCCGTCCGGCCGTCGCCGAATGCGGCGACCCGGGCCCTCCACCGACTTTTCCAGGAAGACTGGGAATTCACCCTCCGGGAAGACCCCCTCTTCGCGACTCGGGTCGGGGACCACCGTTATGACGACCGCCTGCCGTCGGTGACGGTCGCCGACTTCGAGCGCCAACTGGCCTGGCATCGGGAAGCCCTCCGGCGGCTTCAGGCCATCCCCCGGGACGCCCTCCGCCCGGCCGACCGGCTGAACTACGACATTTTCGAGCGTCTCAAGCGGAACCTCATCGAGGAATACGAGTACCGGGCTTACTTCCTCCCCATCAGCCATATTTCGGGCTTCCACATCGAGTTTCCCGAGCTCCCCCGCAACGTCCCGCTTCAGACGGTCCGGGATTACGAAAACTACATCGCCCGTCTGCGGGCCTTCCGGACCTACACGGACCAGCACATCGAGCTCCTGCGGACGGGCCTCCGGGCCGGCTATGCCCTGCCTCGGCACATCGTCGAGTTCATCGAGCCGACGCTCCGACCCCACATCGTCGAAGACCCTGAACAGAGCACGCTGTTCGAGCCCTTCCGGTCCTTCCCGCCGACGGTCCCCGAAAGCGAGCGGCCCCGCCTGACGGAGGCCGGCCGGACGGCCATCCGGGACTCGGTCGTCCCGGCTTACAGGGAGTTTCTGGAATTCATCCGGCGGGAGTACCTGCCGAAGGCCCGGGCGACCATCGCCGCCTCGGACCTCCCGAACGGGGCGGCCTTCTACCGGCACCGCATCCGCCAGGAGACGACCCTCGACCTGCCGCCCGAGGAAATCCACCGCATCGGCCTCGAGGAGGTCCGCCGCATCCGGGGCGAGATGGAAGCCATCCTCCGCAAGGTCGGCTTTCAGGGGGACCTGAAGGCGTTCCTGGAATTCCTCCGGACGGACCCCCGCTTTTACGTCGACACGCCGGAACAGCTCTTGAAGGAAGTCAGCTACGTCCTGAAGCGGATGGACGGGGAACTGCCCCGGCTCTTTCGGACGCTCCCCCGGACGCCGTATGGGATCCGGCCCGTGCCCGACTATTTAGCCCCCCGGACGACGACGGCCTACTACATGCCGCCGCCGGGCGACGGCTCCCGGGCCGGCTTCTACTACGTCAACACCTACAACCTCAAAAGCCGGCCCCTCTATGAGATCGAGGCTCTTTCCCTCCACGAGGCCGTCCCGGGCCATCACCTGCAGATCGCCCTCCAGCAGGAACTGCAGGACCTCCCGCCCTTCCGGCGTTTCATGGGCTTCACGGCCTTCGTCGAGGGCTGGGCCCTGTACGCCGAGCGGCTCGGCCTCGAGGTCGGCTTCTATCAAGATCCTTACAGCGACTTCGGACGGCTGAGCTTCGAGATGTGGCGGGCCTGCCGGCTCGTCGTCGATACGGGCATCCACGCCCTCGGCTGGTCCCGCCCGCAGGCCATCGACTTCATGGCCGAGAACACGGCCCTGACGTTGCACAACATCGAGGCCGAGGTCGACCGCTACATCGTCTGGCCCGGCCAAGCCCTGGCGTACAAGATGGGGGAGCTGAAGATTCGGGAACTCCGCCGGCGGGCCGAGGCGGCCCTGGGGTCGGCGTTCGACGTCCGGGAGTTCCACGACGTCGTCCTGCGGAACGGGGCCATCCCCCTGGACGTCCTCGAGGGGATCGTCGACGACTACATCCGAGCCAAGCAGGCCCCGCCCCGGAAGACCTCCCGCCGCTGAAGCCGGCCTGTCGTCCTCAAGGCGGCTCCCACTCGACGGGGAGCCGTTGGAAATCAAGGTCAAAGGAGCACACCTTCTCGCCCGCTCGAGCTGCCTGGACTGCCAGCAGAGCATCGGCGATATCGACGCCTTGTCGTTGGACGAGTTCTAACGCCTGCAACAACCGTTGCCGCCCGACGGCCCGGATGCCTGGGGCCCGGAGGAAGTCTATCAAGACCTCGGCGACCTGCCGAGACGGATGCCCGTAAAAGGACCGTAAGACCCAAAAGGCCTCGGCGACGACGATCTCGGCCACGACCAGCGTGATTTCTCCCCGGTCGGCCCGCCGCATCAGGTCCGTCGCCCGTCGGGCCATGTCCGGGGGATCACCGGTGACGTGGCGAACGATGACGTTGGCGTCGACCCACAACCGAGTCCCCACGACTCATCGACTCCCCCAGCCGGCGCCCGACTTTCTCTCGGACGGCGGTCACTCCTGGAAATGGGCGGGTAGGCTGGAGCACCCCGGCCAGTTCGGGAAGTCGCCGACGGCGCACCGGCTGAATGAGGGCCGTCCGGTCCGGCTGAACCTCGAAGAGAAGTTCGTCGCCGACCTGGATGCCTAAAGCCCGCCGAACCTGAGCGGGGATCGTCACTTGGCCCTTGGTGGTGACTCGAGCCGTCGCTCGCATAAAGGCGTCTCCTCAATGCCTTACTTCAAGGTAAGTAAGGAATACACACGAGTCAAGTCATGAGGCCGAATCCTACGTCTCGTTGCCACTCCTGATGGGTCTGATGGAGAAGAAAGACGCCCGTGAAGGTAGCGAATGGCGAGTAGCGAGTGGCGAATGGCGAAATGGCGAGTGGCGAGTAGCGAATGGCGAGTAGACTTGACGTTTCCCGGCGCTGTGCGAAAATGGCGAATAGCGAAGGGTCAATCCCCGGGGGGCGTCGAGCCGCCGTCCCGTATGCGAGCCAGCCAAGCTCAAGAGGGCGAGTAGCGAGTGGCGAATGGCGAGTACGGGGCGGTCCCCGGGGAGGCGTCCTGTGGCTCATGGGTCATAGCTCATGGCTCATGGTCCCATGAGCCATCGGCCATGAGCCGATAGAGGGCGCTACAGGCGAAAGCGGGCGCAGGCCCGCGGGCCGGGTTCGAGCCGTGCCCGGCGTCGGGGATAGGTCGGGCCGTAGGGCGGCTTCTCTCGGGCGAGAGGGCCGTCCTGCGTCTGACCGAAAAAGGTTGGGTCGTGGAGGCCGACCCCCCGGGGGCGGGGTCGCCTCGCAAGGTCTCCCGACGCGGCCGAAATCCAAGCCTTCCGGGGTCCGGGAATCAAAGACCATGGAAGGTGAAACGGCTTACTGCTCCGGGATGCCCGCCGTCTCGAAGAGCTGGGCGACCGGGACGATGCGGATGCGCTCCCTCGGGATGTCCAGCCAGTAGTAGGCCCAGGCCGCATCCCGCTGAAGGGTCGGGAGCTTGTCGGCCGGGACCATGTAGACCTTCCGACCGCCTTCTTCCCGGACGGGGATCTGGTAGTCTTCCGGACGTTTGCCCCAGGCGGGTCCATTTTGGGCGATGGCCTCGGCGAGCTTGGGGGCGACCTTCTCGTCGGTCACGACGACATACTTGAGGTCCCGGGCCTGCAAGTACTTGCGGATGGCCGCGTTGACCTGCTCGCACGTCACGGCCTCGATTCGGGCCAGGTAGGCGTCCAGGTACCCGGGGTCCAGGCCGTAGAAGAGGTCGTCCAGGCGGTAGCCCAGCATGCGGTCGATCGTCTCGGCCAGGTTCAGGTGGAGGACCCGAGCTTTGTTCTTGGCGAGCTCGCATTGTTCTTCCGTGAGGCCCGTGCGGATGAAGTGCTCCAGCTCCCAGGTCAGGGCCTTCATGATGTGAACGGCGTAGTCGTGGGCGACGGGTCGGATCCAGATGCTGAAGTACTGGTACCGCCGGGGCGTGTTCGTCGGCGGGAACAGAAAGAAGGGCCGGCCTTCGAAGTGCTCGATGTACGAGTAGTCCCCGTAATTGTAGCCCCGCTCCTCCCGGATGACCTGGTAGAGATGGGAGAAGCTGTCCCGGTGGGTCCCGAACCAGACGTTGGCCACATACAGCGGCCAGTAGTCCGGATGGGCCCGGGTGATGGGGATGGGGAAGCCGGCGTGCAGGCCCGTCGAGAGGGCGCTGGGGAGGGCGATGATGAGGACCTCTCGGCCCTGGGGCGGGGGCGGCGGGTCGATCGAACGCGGCGGCAGGGGGTCAGCTTGGACGGAGCCGGGCTGTTGCCAGACCGATTCGAGCCGACGGATGACGGCCGGGTCGGCGCTACTGACCCCGACGATGACGTTGTCGGGCCGATAGTACGTCGCGTAGAAACGCCGGACGGCCTCGGGCGTCACCTGCCGGAGACCCTGGGCCGTGCCGATGACGGGATGGGCATACGACGTGCCGGCGTGGATGACGGCGTCCATCGCCACCAGGCCGACCAGCTCGATCTGCTCGAAGCGGAGCGACTGAAGTTCCTGGAGGGCTTCGGCCCGGACCCGCTCGAGCTCCCGTTCGGCAAAGAGCGGCTGGCGGAACATCGGCGTCAAGACCTCTCGGACGTAACGGTCCAAGACCTCCCGGGGGACCGTCATCGAGAAGGTCGTCGTCTCCTTCGAGACTCGAACCTCGGGGAAGGCGCCGCTTCCCCAGGGGCGGGTGATCTCGGCCAGGCGGTCCTTCGTGACGGGGTTTTGGGGGTCCCCAAAGCCCCCATCGATGAGGAGCCGTCCCGTCAGGTAGGCCAGGCCTTCGAGGCCCGCGGGGTCCATCGCCGAGCCGGCCTTCACCATGACCCGGATCTTCAGGAGAGCCGACGGGGAGCGCAGG
This genomic stretch from bacterium HR11 harbors:
- a CDS encoding putative zinc protease, with amino-acid sequence MHRMWLITTLVGFVFTLAVAAEPLPRIVSLRSPSALLKIRVMVKAGSAMDPAGLEGLAYLTGRLLIDGGFGDPQNPVTKDRLAEITRPWGSGAFPEVRVSKETTTFSMTVPREVLDRYVREVLTPMFRQPLFAERELERVRAEALQELQSLRFEQIELVGLVAMDAVIHAGTSYAHPVIGTAQGLRQVTPEAVRRFYATYYRPDNVIVGVSSADPAVIRRLESVWQQPGSVQADPLPPRSIDPPPPPQGREVLIIALPSALSTGLHAGFPIPITRAHPDYWPLYVANVWFGTHRDSFSHLYQVIREERGYNYGDYSYIEHFEGRPFFLFPPTNTPRRYQYFSIWIRPVAHDYAVHIMKALTWELEHFIRTGLTEEQCELAKNKARVLHLNLAETIDRMLGYRLDDLFYGLDPGYLDAYLARIEAVTCEQVNAAIRKYLQARDLKYVVVTDEKVAPKLAEAIAQNGPAWGKRPEDYQIPVREEGGRKVYMVPADKLPTLQRDAAWAYYWLDIPRERIRIVPVAQLFETAGIPEQ
- the vapC gene encoding tRNA(fMet)-specific endonuclease VapC, whose product is MGTRLWVDANVIVRHVTGDPPDMARRATDLMRRADRGEITLVVAEIVVAEAFWVLRSFYGHPSRQVAEVLIDFLRAPGIRAVGRQRLLQALELVQRQGVDIADALLAVQAARAGEKVCSFDLDFQRLPVEWEPP